The Parus major isolate Abel chromosome 24, Parus_major1.1, whole genome shotgun sequence genome contains a region encoding:
- the CXCR5 gene encoding C-X-C chemokine receptor type 5: MLIFTSIRSLYAWSSFALQILYCYILCPSLLKLLTPPQKRTFIEISGGETDLAPQTMGPVSYSSETYDLSQVELSGYYEAENTTPSLEGYFCFDPASSVVGNQGDPFRKVFMPLIYLLMFVLGTLGNALVLVILERFKRSRTTTENFLFHLTLANLALLLTFPFSVVESLAGWVFGKFLCKILSAVHKINFYCSSMLLGCIAVDRYLAIVYAIHTYRKRRARSIHLTCTAVWLCSLLLTLPDLIFMEVWTDDSNHSICYFPEVGIDGNNAWLATRFLYHTVGFFVPLLVMCYCYMAIIRALCRSQRLQRQKAVRVAILVTGIFLLCWSPYHIVIFLNTLTKLEAFTKNCLLEDQLDTAIMVTEAIGFTHCCLNPILYAFIGVKFRNDFFRILQELGCISQDTLHEILKVPRKGSGIESDNTTSISTF, translated from the exons ATGCTAATCTTTACATCAATCAGGTCACTCTATGCCTGGAGCTCATTTGCCTTGCAAATACTCTATTGTTACATTCTGTGTCCCTCTCTACTCAAATTATTAACTCCACCCCAGAAAAGAACTTTTATAGAAATTTCTGGAGGAGAGACAGATCTTGCCCCTCAAACCATGGGACCTGTCAGCTACTCGTCAGAGACCTATGACTTG AGCCAGGTGGAGCTGAGTGGCTACTATGAAGCTGAGAACACCACCCCTTCTTTGGAGGGCTACTTTTGCTTTGACCCAGCCTCATCTGTGGTTGGCAATCAGGGAGACCCCTTCAGAAAGGTCTTCATGCCACTCATCTATCTGCTGATGTTTGTGTTAGGGACTCTGGGCAATGCCCTGGTCCTGGTCATTTTAGAGAGGTTTAAGCGGTCTCGGACCACCacagaaaactttcttttccaCCTCACCCTGGCCaacctggcactgctgctcacCTTCCCATTCAGTGTCGTGGAAAGCTTGGCTGGGTGGGTATTCGGGAAGTTCCTCTGCAAGATACTCAGTGCTGTCCACAAGATCAATTTCTACTGCAGTAGCATGCTGCTGGGGTGCATTGCGGTGGACCGCTACCTGGCCATTGTCTATGCAATCCACACCTACCGCAAACGCAGAGCTCGCTCCATCCACCTCACTTGCACAGCTGTCTGGCTCTGCTCATTGCTTCTGACTTTACCCGATCTCATCTTCATGGAAGTCTGGACAGATGACAGCAACCACAGCATTTGCTACTTTCCAGAGGTTGGAATTGATGGAAACAACGCGTGGCTGGCGACCCGCTTCCTCTACCACACCGTGGGCTTCTTTGTGCCTCTGCTGGTCATGTGTTACTGCTACATGGCCATCATCCGGGCACTGTGTCGGTCCCAGCGCCTGCAGAGGCAAAAAGCTGTCCGTGTGGCCATCCTGGTCACAGgcatcttcctcctctgctggagcCCATACCACATTGTCATCTTCCTGAACACACTTACCAAGCTAGAAGCATTCACCAAGAACTGCCTCCTGGAAGACCAGCTGGACACGGCCATCATGGTGACAGAGGCCATTGGCTTCACACACTGCTGCCTCAATCCCATCCTCTATGCCTTTATTGGGGTCAAGTTCCGTAACGACTTCTTCCGGATCCTGCAGGAGCTTGGCTGCATTAGCCAGGACACCCTGCATGAGATCCTGAAGGTGCCAAGGAAGGGTAGTGGGATAGAGTCTGATAACACCACCTCCATCTCCACTTTCTAG